One region of Paucibacter aquatile genomic DNA includes:
- a CDS encoding efflux RND transporter periplasmic adaptor subunit, whose amino-acid sequence MALSTSLKKLFARRSVVALVVLGLAGAGWVAFNRGEHKPPPERFRSTAIDEGAITQVVMANGNLQPVTTVVVGAAVSGTVAERLVDFNDTVKKGQVLLRIDPANFQARVRQAKAQLASAEAQVAFARGNLERNEALKAQGYIAAPQRDQSLRELEVARGNLGIARAQLDAAETDLGNTVIRAPVDGVVIKRSVDVGQTVAASFQTPELFLIAKDLREMVIQTNVSEADAGLIQTGQVVRFVVDAHPNREFEGKVEQFRLNATNTQGVVTYTVIVNVPNPDGILKPGMTAQTRIVVASKGKTLRLPTAALRFKPDEDDLKPQGKAAKAAASAASAASAPKSEAARPDDDGVLSNLRGNARVYKVYTVDAEQNLKAHEITVGISNTRFTELLSGDLKRGDAVVTRRASKDKKEEL is encoded by the coding sequence ATGGCACTTTCCACCTCGCTCAAAAAACTCTTCGCCCGGCGCAGCGTCGTCGCCCTCGTGGTCCTCGGTCTGGCCGGCGCCGGCTGGGTGGCCTTCAACCGCGGAGAGCACAAGCCGCCGCCGGAGCGCTTCCGCAGCACCGCCATCGACGAGGGCGCCATCACCCAAGTCGTGATGGCCAACGGCAATCTGCAGCCGGTGACCACGGTGGTGGTCGGCGCAGCGGTCAGCGGCACGGTAGCCGAGCGCCTGGTCGATTTCAACGACACGGTCAAGAAGGGTCAGGTCTTGCTGCGCATCGACCCGGCCAATTTCCAGGCCCGGGTGCGCCAGGCCAAGGCGCAGCTGGCCTCGGCCGAGGCCCAGGTGGCGTTTGCACGCGGCAATCTGGAGCGCAACGAGGCGCTCAAGGCCCAGGGCTATATCGCCGCGCCGCAGCGCGACCAGAGCCTGCGCGAGCTGGAGGTGGCGCGCGGCAACCTGGGCATCGCCCGTGCCCAGCTTGATGCGGCCGAGACCGACCTCGGCAACACCGTGATCCGCGCCCCGGTGGACGGGGTGGTGATCAAGCGAAGCGTCGATGTCGGCCAGACCGTGGCCGCCAGCTTCCAGACGCCCGAGCTCTTCCTGATCGCCAAGGACTTGCGCGAGATGGTCATTCAGACCAATGTCAGCGAGGCCGATGCCGGCCTGATCCAGACCGGCCAGGTGGTGCGCTTCGTGGTCGATGCCCACCCCAACCGCGAGTTCGAGGGCAAGGTCGAGCAGTTCCGCCTGAACGCCACCAACACCCAGGGCGTGGTCACCTACACCGTGATCGTGAACGTGCCCAACCCGGACGGCATCCTCAAGCCCGGCATGACGGCGCAGACCCGCATCGTGGTGGCCAGCAAAGGCAAAACCCTGCGCCTGCCCACGGCCGCCCTGCGCTTCAAGCCCGACGAAGACGACCTCAAGCCGCAGGGCAAGGCCGCCAAAGCTGCCGCATCCGCCGCGTCCGCCGCCTCAGCCCCCAAGAGCGAGGCCGCCCGCCCCGACGACGACGGCGTGCTCAGCAATCTGCGCGGCAACGCCCGTGTCTACAAGGTCTACACCGTGGACGCCGAGCAAAACCTCAAAGCGCACGAGATCACGGTCGGCATCTCCAACACCCGCTTCACCGAGCTGCTCAGCGGCGACCTGAAGCGCGGCGATGCCGTGGTCACCCGGCGCGCGTCCAAGGACAAGAAGGAGGAGCTGTGA
- a CDS encoding zinc-dependent metalloprotease: MSLKFPGPVATATASAIALAIAALPALAADPKQAPEAPAGAAAPAASAARPATPPAAPDASEPKPFDKVITAEAKSQTGLFNIHSLKGKTYFEIPKALLSKPLLMVATATAVPANVDHVGKELNTEVVRFTLQGNRVYLQVMSHAFVADPSRPIAPSVDASQRDTIVLSFPVEAFAKSGAPVIEVTRLFNSEVGDFSARGIVRGNSVDPSRSYIDSTKAFAGSLRIDAVHTYGVTPTPVTLPPGLPPGFQLPPQPPKFASVNVAYNLVRLPEVPMQPRIMDDRVGFFSIARVDFGSDAQESKRERLITRWRLEKKDPSAALSEPVKPIVWYIDSSTPSNLVPYVKKGIEAWNVAFEAAGFKNAVQARTFPSKEEDPEFDPADVRYSIIRWVPSPIANAYGPHLSDPRSGEILNANIVMYHNIMQLQRDWYITQAGAVDPRAQQLPLPDDLMGELVGYVVTHEVGHSLGFPHNMKASSTYPVDKLRDAKWLKEMGHVPTLMDYSRINYVVQPEDKIDPALLIPKIGPYDIFATKWGYAPIPEAKTAAAEKPVLDSWIREQDSKPWLRFTSPKGEGEYGDTTEAVGDADAVYSTGLGIKNLQRIVKQLPKFALKDGDSDKNLEDLYRASWGQWGRELGHVTAIVGGYNYHNKHGGQAGAVHSPAPKAKQAQAVAFLNEQLFKTPSWLFEPAILERVKPSEPANMLLSAQRNTLRALLDRSRSARLLAQEAAAPEGKAYRLDELLADLRSGVFSELNAGAAKVSVPRRNLQRAYVELLAERLAAPGASGAEEGRPAVRAELKGLKSLFSAKAASAGDRVIKAHLDELADLAGKALDPRASAATASAAALPVARPGLDEEGRFGHQHSEACWPQLAP; the protein is encoded by the coding sequence ATGTCCTTGAAATTCCCTGGCCCCGTGGCCACTGCCACTGCCTCCGCGATTGCCCTGGCCATCGCCGCCCTGCCGGCTCTGGCCGCCGACCCCAAGCAAGCGCCCGAGGCCCCGGCCGGCGCGGCCGCGCCCGCAGCCTCGGCTGCCCGTCCGGCCACCCCACCGGCTGCGCCCGACGCCAGCGAACCCAAGCCCTTTGACAAGGTCATCACGGCCGAGGCCAAGAGCCAGACCGGCCTGTTCAACATCCACAGCCTCAAGGGCAAGACCTATTTCGAGATTCCCAAAGCCCTGCTGTCCAAGCCCCTGCTGATGGTGGCCACGGCCACCGCGGTGCCGGCCAATGTGGACCATGTCGGCAAGGAGCTGAACACCGAGGTGGTGCGTTTCACCCTGCAAGGAAACCGGGTCTATCTGCAGGTGATGTCGCATGCCTTCGTGGCCGACCCGAGCCGGCCGATTGCACCTTCGGTGGACGCCTCGCAGCGTGACACCATCGTGCTGAGCTTCCCGGTCGAGGCTTTTGCCAAGAGCGGCGCGCCGGTGATCGAGGTCACCCGTCTGTTCAACAGTGAGGTCGGTGATTTCTCGGCCCGTGGCATCGTGCGCGGCAACTCGGTGGACCCGAGCCGCAGTTATATCGACAGCACCAAGGCCTTTGCCGGCAGCTTGCGCATTGACGCGGTGCACACCTACGGCGTGACGCCCACCCCGGTCACTCTGCCCCCGGGCCTGCCGCCGGGCTTCCAGCTGCCGCCGCAGCCGCCCAAGTTCGCCAGCGTCAATGTGGCCTACAACCTGGTGCGGCTGCCTGAAGTGCCGATGCAGCCGCGCATCATGGACGACCGCGTGGGCTTTTTCAGCATCGCCCGTGTTGACTTTGGCAGCGATGCGCAAGAGAGCAAGCGCGAGCGCCTGATCACCCGCTGGCGCCTCGAGAAGAAGGACCCGAGTGCCGCCCTGAGCGAGCCGGTCAAGCCCATCGTCTGGTACATCGACAGCTCCACCCCGAGCAATCTGGTGCCCTATGTGAAGAAGGGCATCGAGGCCTGGAATGTGGCGTTTGAGGCCGCCGGCTTCAAGAACGCGGTGCAGGCGCGCACCTTCCCGAGCAAGGAAGAAGACCCCGAATTCGACCCCGCCGATGTGCGCTACAGCATCATCCGCTGGGTGCCGAGCCCGATTGCCAATGCCTACGGTCCCCACCTCAGCGACCCGCGCAGCGGCGAGATCCTGAACGCCAACATCGTGATGTATCACAACATCATGCAGCTGCAGCGCGACTGGTACATCACCCAAGCCGGTGCTGTCGATCCGCGCGCCCAGCAGCTGCCGCTGCCCGACGATCTGATGGGCGAGCTGGTCGGCTATGTGGTGACGCACGAAGTCGGCCACTCGCTGGGCTTTCCGCACAATATGAAGGCCAGCTCGACCTACCCGGTCGACAAGCTGCGCGATGCCAAATGGCTCAAGGAAATGGGCCATGTGCCCACCTTGATGGACTACAGCCGCATCAACTATGTGGTGCAGCCCGAGGACAAGATCGACCCGGCTCTGCTGATCCCCAAGATCGGCCCCTACGACATCTTCGCCACCAAATGGGGCTATGCGCCCATTCCCGAGGCCAAGACCGCGGCGGCCGAGAAACCGGTGCTGGACAGCTGGATCCGCGAGCAGGACAGCAAGCCCTGGCTGCGCTTCACCTCGCCCAAGGGCGAAGGCGAGTACGGTGATACCACCGAAGCCGTGGGCGACGCCGATGCCGTGTACTCCACCGGCCTGGGCATCAAGAACCTGCAGCGCATCGTCAAGCAGCTGCCCAAGTTCGCGCTCAAGGATGGCGACAGCGACAAGAACCTGGAAGACCTGTACCGCGCCAGCTGGGGACAGTGGGGCCGTGAGCTCGGCCATGTGACCGCCATCGTCGGCGGCTACAACTATCACAACAAGCATGGCGGCCAGGCCGGCGCCGTCCACAGCCCGGCCCCCAAGGCCAAGCAGGCCCAGGCCGTGGCTTTCCTGAACGAGCAGCTGTTCAAGACCCCGAGCTGGTTGTTCGAGCCCGCCATCCTGGAGCGCGTCAAGCCCTCGGAACCCGCGAACATGCTGCTGAGCGCTCAGCGCAACACCTTGCGTGCCCTGCTGGATCGCAGCCGCAGCGCCCGATTGCTGGCCCAGGAAGCCGCCGCGCCCGAGGGCAAGGCTTACCGCCTGGACGAGCTGCTCGCGGATCTGCGCAGCGGTGTCTTCAGCGAGCTGAATGCCGGCGCCGCCAAGGTCAGCGTGCCGCGCCGCAATCTTCAGCGCGCCTACGTCGAGCTGCTGGCCGAGCGCCTGGCGGCGCCCGGTGCCTCCGGTGCGGAAGAAGGCCGCCCGGCGGTGCGCGCCGAGCTCAAAGGCCTGAAGTCGCTGTTCAGCGCCAAGGCCGCTTCGGCCGGGGACCGCGTGATCAAGGCCCACTTGGACGAGCTGGCCGATCTGGCCGGCAAGGCCCTGGACCCGCGCGCTTCTGCCGCCACGGCCAGCGCAGCCGCCCTGCCGGTGGCCCGCCCGGGCCTGGACGAAGAAGGCCGCTTCGGCCACCAGCACAGCGAGGCCTGCTGGCCGCAGCTGGCACCCTGA
- a CDS encoding zinc-binding alcohol dehydrogenase family protein, with protein MKAVGYFQNLPLSAPESLLDLELPRPTPGPRDLLVEVSAIAVNPVDVKVRLSRPAAEAQTPVLLGWDAVGIVREVGTEVQGFQPGDRVWYAGEINRPGSYAQFQAVDHRLAARAPASLSDAEAAALPLTAITAWELLFDRLQVQHQPERSVSLLVTAANGGVGSILLQLARQLPHLTLIASTSRPETAARLQALGAHHVVDHRQPLAPQLKQLVSQHQLPPIRYAASLSHTGQHFADLVEALEVQGRLGLIDDFPPEAINVMALKGKALSLHWELMFARALHASHDVAEVGALLAEVARRVDTGALRSTLSEVLGPISAATLKQAHQRLEGQHTEGKLVLEGWPG; from the coding sequence ATGAAAGCTGTTGGCTATTTCCAGAACCTGCCCCTCTCGGCCCCCGAGTCCTTGCTGGACCTGGAGCTGCCCCGCCCCACACCCGGGCCGCGCGACCTGCTGGTCGAGGTGAGCGCCATCGCCGTCAACCCGGTCGATGTGAAAGTTCGCCTGAGCCGGCCGGCCGCCGAGGCGCAGACGCCGGTGCTGCTGGGATGGGATGCGGTGGGCATCGTCCGCGAGGTCGGAACCGAGGTGCAGGGCTTCCAGCCGGGCGACCGGGTCTGGTACGCCGGCGAGATCAACCGGCCGGGCAGCTATGCCCAGTTCCAGGCCGTGGACCACCGCCTGGCTGCGCGGGCACCGGCCTCGCTCAGCGACGCCGAGGCGGCCGCCCTGCCGCTGACCGCCATCACCGCCTGGGAGCTGCTGTTCGACCGCCTGCAGGTGCAACACCAGCCCGAGCGCTCGGTCAGCCTGCTGGTCACCGCAGCCAATGGCGGGGTGGGTTCCATCCTCTTGCAACTGGCCCGCCAACTGCCCCACCTGACCCTGATCGCCAGCACCAGCCGGCCCGAAACCGCCGCCCGCCTGCAAGCCCTGGGCGCCCACCATGTGGTGGACCACCGCCAGCCTCTGGCGCCACAGCTGAAGCAGCTGGTGAGCCAGCACCAACTTCCTCCGATCCGCTACGCCGCCAGCCTGAGCCACACCGGCCAGCATTTCGCCGACCTGGTCGAGGCGCTGGAGGTGCAGGGCCGGCTGGGCCTGATCGACGATTTCCCGCCCGAGGCCATCAATGTGATGGCGCTCAAGGGCAAGGCCCTGTCCCTGCACTGGGAGCTGATGTTCGCCCGCGCCCTGCACGCCAGCCATGATGTGGCCGAGGTCGGCGCCCTGCTGGCCGAGGTGGCGCGGCGGGTGGACACCGGCGCGCTGCGCAGCACCCTGTCCGAAGTGCTCGGCCCGATCTCGGCCGCCACGCTCAAGCAGGCCCACCAGCGCCTGGAAGGCCAGCACACCGAGGGCAAGCTGGTGTTGGAAGGCTGGCCGGGCTGA